Proteins encoded together in one Streptomyces umbrinus window:
- a CDS encoding type II toxin-antitoxin system RelE family toxin, with translation MKYAFRFTATAQRQLRTIDRTSAMRILTALTRLGDDPYREDADVKKLAGQEGLYRLRVGDFRIAYQIDNGQLIILVVKMGNRRDVYRTL, from the coding sequence ATGAAGTATGCATTCAGGTTCACCGCCACCGCCCAGCGACAGCTCCGCACGATCGACCGGACCAGCGCCATGCGCATCCTCACCGCCCTGACGCGGCTGGGCGACGATCCGTACCGTGAGGACGCGGACGTCAAAAAGCTCGCAGGGCAGGAAGGTCTGTACCGACTGCGCGTCGGGGATTTCCGCATCGCCTACCAGATCGACAACGGCCAGCTGATCATCCTTGTCGTCAAGATGGGCAATCGTCGAGACGTGTACCGCACCCTGTAG
- a CDS encoding acetyl-CoA C-acetyltransferase: MAEAYIVEAVRTPVGRRKGGLGGVHPADLGAHVLKALVERSGVDPLAVEDVVFGCLDTVGPQAGDIARTAWLAAGLPEEVPGVTIDRQCGSSQQAVHFAAQGVLSGTQDLVVAGGVQNMTQIPIAFASRLAAEPLGLTEGPFAGSEGWRARYGDRPVNQFYGAELIAEKWGISRRDQEEFALRSHQRAVRAIDEGRFEREVVPFGDVAVDEGPRRDTSLEKMAGLKPVVEGGTITAACSSQVSDGAAAMLLASERAVREHGLTPRARVHHLSVRGEDPIRMLSAPIPATAYALKKAGMAIGDIDLVEINEAFAPVVLAWLKETGADPDKVNVNGGAIALGHPLGATGVKLMTTLLHELERTGGRFGLQTMCEGGGQANVTIVERL, encoded by the coding sequence ATGGCCGAGGCCTACATAGTCGAAGCGGTCCGTACGCCCGTGGGGCGCCGGAAGGGTGGCCTCGGCGGGGTCCATCCCGCCGATCTGGGCGCGCATGTGCTGAAGGCCCTGGTCGAGCGGTCCGGTGTCGATCCGCTCGCCGTCGAGGACGTCGTCTTCGGGTGCCTGGACACCGTCGGGCCGCAGGCCGGGGACATCGCGCGGACGGCCTGGCTGGCCGCCGGGCTGCCCGAGGAGGTGCCCGGGGTGACGATCGACCGGCAGTGCGGGTCCTCGCAGCAGGCCGTGCACTTCGCCGCGCAGGGTGTCCTGTCCGGCACCCAGGACCTGGTGGTCGCGGGCGGCGTCCAGAACATGACGCAGATCCCCATCGCCTTCGCCTCCCGCCTGGCCGCGGAGCCGCTGGGGCTCACGGAGGGGCCGTTCGCGGGGAGCGAGGGGTGGCGGGCGCGGTACGGCGACCGGCCCGTCAACCAGTTCTACGGCGCGGAGCTGATCGCCGAGAAGTGGGGGATCAGCCGGCGGGACCAGGAGGAGTTCGCCCTGCGGTCGCATCAGCGGGCGGTCCGGGCGATCGACGAGGGGCGTTTCGAGCGGGAGGTCGTGCCGTTCGGGGACGTCGCCGTGGACGAGGGGCCGCGCCGGGACACCTCGCTGGAGAAGATGGCCGGGCTGAAGCCGGTGGTCGAGGGCGGCACCATCACCGCCGCCTGCTCCTCCCAGGTGTCCGACGGCGCGGCCGCGATGCTGCTCGCCTCCGAACGGGCCGTGCGAGAACACGGGCTCACGCCCCGGGCGCGGGTTCACCATCTGTCGGTGCGGGGGGAGGATCCGATACGGATGCTGTCGGCGCCGATTCCGGCCACCGCGTACGCCCTGAAGAAGGCCGGGATGGCCATCGGTGACATCGACCTCGTCGAGATCAATGAGGCGTTCGCGCCCGTGGTGCTTGCCTGGCTGAAGGAGACCGGGGCGGATCCCGACAAGGTCAATGTCAATGGGGGCGCCATTGCCCTGGGGCATCCGTTGGGAGCGACCGGTGTGAAGCTGATGACCACGTTGCTGCATGAACTGGAGCGGACGGGTGGGCGCTTCGGGTTGCAGACGATGTGCGAGGGCGGGGGTCAGGCGAACGTGACGATTGTTGAGCGGCTTTAG
- a CDS encoding CoA-transferase subunit beta: MTDATRPSPVPPTGAPLPDTRTSPLLPPTRAEYCVIACAEAWRDNGEVLASPMGAVPSVGARLARRTFAPELLLTDGEAMLVGPDGTPEGWLPYRRHLTMVTGGRRHVMMGASQIDRFGNQNISCIGDWERPARQLLGVRGAPVNTLNNPVSYWVPKHSTRVFVEKVDMISGVGYDSAAAAGPTATRFHRIPRVVSNLGVFDFATPDHSMRLASLHPGVTVEEVLAATGFEPTVPDEVPYTREPTPAELELIRGVIDPRGLRDREVPG; encoded by the coding sequence ATGACGGACGCGACCCGGCCCTCTCCTGTCCCGCCCACCGGGGCCCCGCTCCCGGACACCCGCACGTCTCCTCTTCTCCCGCCCACCCGCGCCGAGTACTGCGTGATCGCCTGCGCCGAGGCGTGGCGGGACAACGGCGAGGTGCTCGCGAGCCCGATGGGGGCCGTCCCCTCCGTCGGTGCCCGGCTCGCCCGGCGGACCTTCGCCCCGGAGCTCCTGCTCACCGACGGCGAGGCGATGCTCGTCGGCCCGGACGGCACCCCCGAAGGGTGGCTGCCCTACCGCAGGCATCTCACGATGGTCACCGGCGGGCGTCGGCACGTGATGATGGGCGCGAGTCAGATCGACCGCTTCGGCAACCAGAACATCTCCTGCATCGGCGACTGGGAGCGGCCCGCCCGGCAGTTGCTCGGGGTGCGGGGCGCGCCCGTCAACACCCTCAACAACCCGGTCAGTTACTGGGTGCCCAAGCACTCGACGCGGGTCTTCGTGGAGAAGGTCGACATGATCAGCGGGGTGGGGTACGACAGCGCGGCGGCGGCCGGCCCCACGGCGACCCGCTTCCACCGCATCCCCAGGGTCGTGTCGAACCTGGGAGTGTTCGACTTCGCGACCCCGGACCACTCGATGCGGCTCGCCTCGCTGCATCCGGGGGTGACGGTCGAGGAGGTCCTGGCGGCGACCGGGTTCGAGCCGACGGTTCCCGACGAGGTCCCGTACACCCGCGAACCGACCCCGGCGGAGCTGGAGTTGATCCGCGGGGTCATCGACCCGCGGGGGCTGCGCGACCGTGAGGTCCCGGGCTGA
- a CDS encoding NAD(P)H-dependent flavin oxidoreductase, whose amino-acid sequence METALTKLVGVRHPIVQTGMGWVAGPRLVSASANAGALGILASATMTLDHLRAAVREVKSRTDAPFGVNLRADAGDARDRVRLIVEEEVKVASFALAPSRELIAELKDAGVVVIPSIGARRHAEKVAAWGADAVIVQGGEGGGHTGEVATTVLLPQVVDAVDIPVIAAGGFFDGRGLVAALAYGAAGIAMGTRFLLTSDSTVPDAVKAQYLAATVKDVTVTTAVDGLPHRMLRTDLVNSLEEAGRMRTLTRAIGRAARFRKLSGLTWPQLIRDGLAMKHGKALTWSQVLLAANTPMLLRASMVEGRTDLGVMASGQVAGLIEDLPSCAELVERVMAEAGAILRGLPAQASCTQERVHSRYVRDAEHS is encoded by the coding sequence ATGGAGACCGCGCTCACGAAACTGGTCGGCGTCCGGCACCCGATCGTGCAGACCGGGATGGGCTGGGTGGCGGGCCCGCGGCTGGTCTCCGCCTCGGCGAACGCGGGAGCACTGGGCATCCTGGCCTCCGCGACCATGACCCTCGACCACCTGCGGGCAGCGGTCCGGGAGGTCAAGTCCCGTACGGACGCGCCGTTCGGTGTGAACCTGCGCGCGGACGCGGGGGACGCCCGCGACCGCGTCCGGCTGATCGTCGAGGAGGAGGTGAAGGTCGCCTCCTTCGCGCTCGCGCCCTCCCGTGAGCTGATCGCCGAGCTCAAGGACGCGGGCGTCGTCGTCATCCCGTCGATCGGGGCCCGCCGTCACGCCGAGAAGGTCGCGGCCTGGGGTGCGGACGCGGTGATCGTGCAGGGCGGCGAGGGCGGCGGCCACACCGGCGAGGTGGCGACCACCGTCCTCCTCCCCCAGGTCGTGGACGCCGTCGACATACCGGTGATCGCGGCGGGCGGCTTCTTCGACGGCCGGGGCCTGGTCGCGGCGCTGGCGTACGGCGCGGCGGGCATCGCCATGGGCACCCGCTTCCTGCTCACCTCCGACTCCACGGTCCCGGACGCGGTGAAGGCCCAGTACCTCGCGGCCACGGTGAAGGACGTGACGGTGACGACAGCCGTGGACGGCCTCCCCCACCGCATGCTCCGCACGGACCTGGTCAACTCCCTTGAGGAGGCGGGCCGTATGAGAACGCTGACCCGGGCGATAGGCCGGGCCGCCCGCTTCCGAAAGCTCTCGGGCCTCACCTGGCCCCAGCTGATCCGCGACGGCCTCGCGATGAAGCACGGCAAGGCCCTGACCTGGAGCCAGGTCCTCCTCGCCGCCAACACCCCGATGCTGCTGCGCGCCTCGATGGTCGAGGGCCGCACGGATCTGGGGGTGATGGCCTCGGGCCAGGTGGCGGGCCTGATCGAGGATCTGCCGTCGTGCGCGGAGCTGGTGGAACGGGTGATGGCGGAGGCGGGGGCGATTCTGCGCGGGCTCCCGGCACAGGCATCGTGTACACAGGAGCGTGTACACTCGCGATATGTCCGAGACGCTGAGCATTCGTGA
- a CDS encoding SDR family oxidoreductase has translation MTGVESPAYVPGHGLLKGRTAVVTAAAGAGIGGATARRFLEEGARVLISDAHARRLKEYEAELAGEFEGVSALACDVTDEAQVQALFDTAVRQHGRLDIVVNNAGLGGTSALADMSDEQWSKVLDVTLNGTFRCTRAALRAFREGGQGGGHEGRHGGVIVNNASVVGWRAQAGQAHYAAAKAGVMALTRCAAIEAAEHGVRVNAVSPSLAMHPHLVKVTTPELLEELTAREAFGRYAEPWEVANVIVFLASGYSSYMTGEIVSVSSQHA, from the coding sequence GGCATACGTGCCCGGGCACGGGCTGCTGAAGGGACGCACCGCGGTGGTGACCGCCGCCGCGGGCGCGGGCATCGGCGGGGCCACCGCGCGCCGCTTCCTGGAGGAGGGCGCGCGCGTGCTGATCAGCGACGCGCACGCACGACGACTCAAGGAGTACGAGGCCGAGCTGGCCGGGGAGTTCGAGGGCGTCTCGGCGCTCGCGTGCGACGTCACCGACGAGGCCCAGGTGCAGGCGCTCTTCGATACGGCCGTGCGGCAGCACGGGCGGCTCGACATCGTCGTCAACAACGCCGGTCTCGGCGGGACTTCGGCCCTCGCCGACATGAGCGACGAGCAGTGGTCGAAGGTGCTCGACGTGACGCTGAACGGCACCTTCCGGTGCACGCGCGCGGCCCTGCGCGCCTTCCGGGAGGGCGGGCAGGGCGGCGGACACGAGGGCAGACACGGCGGCGTGATCGTCAACAACGCCTCGGTCGTCGGCTGGCGTGCGCAGGCCGGGCAGGCGCACTACGCGGCGGCGAAGGCCGGGGTCATGGCGCTCACCCGGTGTGCGGCGATCGAGGCGGCGGAGCACGGCGTGCGCGTCAACGCGGTCTCGCCGAGCCTCGCCATGCACCCGCATCTGGTGAAGGTGACGACCCCCGAGCTGCTGGAGGAGCTGACGGCCCGCGAGGCCTTCGGGCGGTACGCCGAGCCGTGGGAGGTCGCCAACGTGATCGTGTTCCTGGCGTCCGGCTACTCCTCGTACATGACCGGCGAGATCGTCTCCGTGAGCAGCCAGCATGCGTAG
- a CDS encoding CoA transferase subunit A codes for MSDKTMTADEAVSRLRSGMTLGIGGWGSRRKPMALVRALLRSQVTDLTIVSYGGPDVGMLAAAGRIRKLVAAFVTLDSIPLEPHYRAARQSGAFELTEVDEAMFMWGLHAAANRLPFMPVRAGIGSDVMRVNPGLRTVTSPYEDPSTGIRETFVAMPALRMDAALVHVNRADRSGNGQYLGPDPYFDDLFCEAADDAYVSCERLVDRFDDAVPQTLLVNRNSVTGVVETPGGAHPTSCVPDHDRDEPFQKLYSTTPWPEFTERFLYGDEKAYQSAAQAWHEERR; via the coding sequence ATGAGCGACAAGACGATGACGGCCGACGAGGCCGTCTCCCGGCTCCGCAGCGGGATGACCCTCGGCATCGGCGGCTGGGGCTCGCGCCGCAAACCGATGGCCCTGGTGAGAGCACTGCTCCGCTCCCAGGTCACCGACCTCACGATCGTGTCGTACGGCGGCCCGGACGTCGGGATGCTCGCTGCGGCGGGCAGGATCCGCAAGCTCGTCGCGGCCTTCGTGACGCTCGACTCGATCCCCCTGGAGCCGCACTACCGCGCCGCCCGGCAGAGCGGGGCCTTCGAGTTGACGGAGGTCGACGAGGCGATGTTCATGTGGGGGCTGCACGCGGCCGCGAACCGGCTGCCGTTCATGCCCGTCCGGGCGGGCATCGGCTCGGACGTCATGCGGGTCAACCCCGGCCTGCGGACGGTCACTTCGCCGTACGAGGACCCGTCGACCGGGATCCGGGAGACCTTCGTCGCCATGCCGGCCCTGCGCATGGACGCGGCCCTCGTCCACGTCAACCGCGCGGACCGCTCGGGCAACGGCCAGTATCTGGGCCCGGACCCGTACTTCGACGACCTGTTCTGCGAGGCCGCGGACGACGCGTACGTCTCCTGCGAGCGGCTCGTGGACCGCTTCGACGACGCGGTGCCGCAGACCCTCCTCGTCAACCGGAACTCGGTCACGGGAGTCGTCGAGACGCCCGGTGGCGCCCACCCCACCTCCTGCGTCCCCGACCACGACCGCGACGAGCCCTTCCAGAAGCTGTACTCGACGACGCCGTGGCCCGAGTTCACCGAGCGGTTCCTGTACGGGGACGAGAAGGCCTACCAGTCGGCCGCACAGGCCTGGCACGAGGAGCGGCGATGA
- a CDS encoding enoyl-CoA hydratase family protein yields the protein MGVSTSSPEKGISVVTVDFPPVNALPVRGWFELADALRAAGRDAEVRCVVLAAEGRGFNAGVDIKEIQAQGGGGLLGANRGCADAFAAVYECEVPVVAEVHGFCLGGGIGLVGNADAIVASEDATFGLPELDRGALGAATHLARLVPQHLMRALYYTSRTATAAELHRHGSVWRVVPRGELRAAVLELARSIASKDGQLIRLAKAAINGIDPVDVRRSYRFEQGFTFEANLAGVGDRVRDTFGKDREGGGTE from the coding sequence ATGGGTGTCTCCACCTCGTCCCCGGAAAAGGGGATTTCCGTCGTCACGGTCGACTTCCCGCCCGTGAACGCGCTGCCGGTGCGCGGCTGGTTCGAGCTGGCCGACGCCCTGCGCGCGGCGGGCCGCGACGCCGAGGTCCGCTGTGTGGTGCTGGCCGCCGAGGGGCGGGGGTTCAACGCGGGCGTGGACATCAAGGAGATACAGGCGCAGGGCGGTGGCGGGCTGCTCGGTGCCAACCGCGGCTGCGCCGACGCCTTCGCCGCGGTGTACGAGTGCGAGGTGCCCGTGGTGGCGGAGGTGCACGGCTTCTGTCTGGGCGGCGGCATAGGCCTGGTGGGCAACGCGGACGCGATCGTGGCGAGCGAGGACGCGACCTTCGGCCTGCCCGAGCTGGACCGGGGCGCCCTGGGCGCGGCCACCCACCTCGCCCGGCTGGTGCCGCAGCATCTGATGCGTGCGCTGTACTACACCTCGCGCACGGCGACCGCGGCCGAGCTGCACCGGCACGGGTCGGTGTGGCGGGTCGTGCCGCGCGGCGAACTGCGTGCCGCCGTCCTGGAGTTGGCCCGTTCGATCGCGAGCAAGGACGGGCAGCTGATCCGGCTCGCCAAGGCCGCGATCAACGGCATCGATCCCGTGGACGTCCGCCGCAGCTACCGCTTCGAGCAGGGCTTCACGTTCGAGGCGAACCTCGCGGGGGTGGGCGACCGGGTCAGGGACACGTTCGGGAAGGACCGGGAAGGAGGGGGTACGGAATGA
- a CDS encoding SDR family oxidoreductase: protein MTAGTGICDGRVVIVTGAGRGLGRAHALAFAAEGARVVVNDLGVGLDGAPGPDSPARQVVEEITAAGGEAVAHGGDIATTEGAASLVRTAVDAFGRLDTLVNNAGFLRDRMLVNLDEDDWDAVMRVHLKGHFLPLKHAAAHWRAEAKAGRLPQARIVNTSSGAGLLGSVGQGNYSAAKAGIVGLTLVAAAEMGRYGVQVNAVAPAARTRMTEGTFAETMAAPDSGFDAMAPGNVSPLVVWLGSAASAGVTGRVFETEGGRITVMEGWRPGPSIDKGARWTPAEAGDTALELLAEAQAPQPVYGAQ from the coding sequence ATGACTGCAGGCACCGGAATCTGCGACGGGCGGGTCGTGATCGTCACGGGCGCGGGTCGCGGGCTCGGGCGGGCACACGCACTCGCCTTCGCGGCGGAGGGCGCGCGCGTCGTCGTCAACGACCTGGGCGTCGGGCTCGACGGCGCGCCCGGCCCCGACAGCCCGGCCCGTCAGGTCGTCGAGGAGATCACGGCGGCGGGCGGCGAGGCGGTGGCGCACGGCGGGGACATCGCCACGACCGAGGGCGCCGCATCCCTCGTACGCACGGCCGTGGACGCCTTCGGGCGGCTCGACACGCTCGTCAACAACGCCGGGTTCCTGCGCGACCGGATGCTCGTGAACCTCGACGAGGACGACTGGGACGCCGTCATGCGCGTCCACCTGAAGGGCCACTTCCTGCCGCTGAAGCACGCCGCCGCGCACTGGCGGGCGGAGGCGAAGGCGGGGCGCCTGCCGCAGGCGCGGATCGTCAACACCAGTTCCGGAGCCGGGCTGTTGGGGTCCGTCGGGCAGGGGAACTACAGCGCCGCCAAGGCCGGGATCGTGGGGCTCACGCTGGTGGCCGCCGCCGAGATGGGGCGCTACGGGGTGCAGGTCAACGCCGTCGCGCCCGCCGCGCGGACCCGGATGACCGAAGGCACCTTCGCCGAGACGATGGCGGCACCCGACAGCGGCTTCGACGCGATGGCGCCCGGGAACGTGTCGCCGCTCGTCGTCTGGCTCGGCTCCGCGGCGAGCGCCGGTGTCACCGGCCGGGTCTTCGAGACCGAGGGTGGCCGCATCACGGTCATGGAGGGCTGGCGGCCCGGCCCGAGCATCGACAAGGGGGCGCGGTGGACCCCCGCCGAGGCCGGGGACACGGCGCTCGAACTGCTCGCGGAGGCGCAGGCACCGCAACCGGTCTACGGAGCGCAGTAG
- a CDS encoding SDR family oxidoreductase — MDKRLVVVTGGTRGVGAGIARAFVEAGDDVVVCARRPPEVPVDGVEFVPLDLRDPPAVRVFFDGLPRVDVLVNNAGGAPHRLLAETDAERHARVIELNLTAPLTASLAAYEQLRRARGSVVMIGSVSGTRPSPGTAAYGAAKAGLENLARSMAVEWAPDVRVNTLVVGMVRTELSHLHYGDEDGIAAVSRTVPMGRLAEPLDVGRAAVFLASDAAAYITGAGLLVHGGGERPAFLDAATANKEK; from the coding sequence GTGGACAAACGGCTCGTGGTGGTCACGGGCGGCACCCGGGGCGTGGGCGCCGGCATCGCCCGCGCGTTCGTCGAGGCGGGTGACGACGTCGTGGTCTGTGCGCGCAGACCGCCCGAAGTGCCGGTCGACGGCGTCGAGTTCGTCCCCCTCGATCTGCGGGACCCACCGGCCGTGCGCGTCTTCTTCGACGGGCTGCCCCGCGTCGACGTCCTGGTCAACAACGCGGGCGGCGCCCCCCACCGGCTGCTCGCGGAGACGGACGCCGAGCGGCACGCGCGCGTGATCGAACTCAACCTCACCGCCCCGCTGACGGCGTCCCTGGCGGCGTACGAGCAGCTCAGGCGCGCGCGTGGCTCCGTCGTGATGATCGGCAGCGTCAGCGGGACCCGGCCCTCGCCCGGCACGGCGGCCTACGGGGCGGCCAAGGCGGGCCTGGAGAACCTCGCGCGCTCGATGGCCGTGGAGTGGGCGCCGGACGTACGGGTGAACACCCTCGTCGTAGGGATGGTCCGCACCGAGCTGTCCCACCTCCACTACGGGGACGAGGACGGCATCGCGGCCGTCTCCCGCACCGTCCCCATGGGGCGGCTCGCCGAGCCCCTGGACGTCGGCAGGGCCGCCGTCTTCCTCGCGTCGGACGCCGCCGCGTACATCACCGGGGCCGGCCTCCTCGTGCACGGCGGGGGCGAGCGGCCCGCCTTCCTGGACGCGGCGACCGCCAACAAGGAGAAGTGA
- a CDS encoding type II toxin-antitoxin system Phd/YefM family antitoxin, with protein MSETLSIREARARLAEILSNAEAGEVTVITRKGERVGAVVPIEILDAVEEAADEMLAREAAAHLDEPTVSMAELLADLFSDDMGAA; from the coding sequence ATGTCCGAGACGCTGAGCATTCGTGAGGCCCGTGCACGGCTGGCCGAGATCCTGAGCAATGCCGAGGCCGGCGAGGTCACGGTGATCACCCGCAAAGGCGAGCGCGTCGGGGCCGTCGTCCCGATAGAGATTCTGGATGCGGTCGAGGAAGCGGCCGACGAAATGCTCGCCCGGGAAGCAGCCGCGCATCTCGATGAGCCCACGGTCTCCATGGCAGAGCTGCTCGCCGACCTGTTCAGCGATGACATGGGCGCCGCATGA
- a CDS encoding TetR/AcrR family transcriptional regulator, protein MPTKKKPQVTAAPARRRELLDTAAEVFAEQGYNATTVRKIADHAGMLAGSLYYHFDSKESMLEEILRTFMDELWDGYDTVLEAELGPRETLEALVTESFREIDRHRAAVAIYQRESKHLVAQERFAFLAESQRKFEKTWLATLERGVAGEVFRDDLDIRLTYRFVRDTVWVAASWYRPGGQHSPEEIARQYLSMVLDGIAVRT, encoded by the coding sequence GTGCCTACCAAGAAGAAGCCCCAGGTGACCGCCGCGCCCGCCCGCCGCCGCGAACTTCTCGACACCGCCGCCGAGGTCTTCGCCGAGCAGGGTTACAACGCCACCACCGTCCGCAAGATCGCGGACCACGCGGGCATGCTCGCGGGCAGCCTCTACTACCACTTCGACTCCAAGGAATCGATGCTGGAGGAGATTCTGCGGACCTTCATGGACGAGCTGTGGGACGGGTACGACACCGTCCTGGAGGCCGAGCTCGGCCCGCGCGAGACGCTGGAGGCCCTGGTCACCGAGTCCTTCCGGGAGATCGACCGGCACCGCGCGGCCGTCGCGATCTACCAGCGGGAGTCCAAGCATCTCGTCGCGCAGGAGCGGTTCGCGTTCCTCGCCGAGTCGCAGCGCAAGTTCGAGAAGACGTGGCTGGCCACGCTGGAGCGGGGCGTGGCCGGAGAGGTCTTCCGGGACGACCTCGACATCCGGCTCACCTACCGGTTCGTGCGCGACACGGTGTGGGTCGCCGCGTCCTGGTACCGGCCCGGCGGACAGCACAGCCCGGAGGAGATCGCCCGGCAGTACCTGTCGATGGTCCTCGACGGGATCGCCGTACGGACGTAA